In the genome of Notamacropus eugenii isolate mMacEug1 chromosome 5, mMacEug1.pri_v2, whole genome shotgun sequence, one region contains:
- the C5H11orf87 gene encoding uncharacterized protein C11orf87 homolog, with translation MSAKVPKELRLALPPCLLNRTFASPNASGNPSPRGPSGSAGGSGGGSSSGGGTCITQVGQQLFQSFSSTLVLIVLVTLIFCLIVLSLSTFHIHKRRMKKRKMQRAQEEYERDHCSNSRGGGGGGGGGGGCGSAGLRACGQAPHNGKETRLERPPRDSAFCSSPSTSSSSSSSSSSSTYSSSTSPGIQRPGPRPPPPPPPAPSPQGSHLTSSCLDSAGEGLLQTVVLS, from the coding sequence ATGAGTGCCAAAGTGCCCAAGGAGCTGAGGCTGGCCCTGCCGCCTTGCCTTCTCAACCGGACCTTTGCTTCCCCTAACGCCAGTGGCAATCCCAGCCCTAGGGGCCCGAGTGGTAGTGCTGGAGGCAgcggtggtggcagcagcagtggtggagGTACCTGCATCACTCAAGTAGGACAGCAGCTCTTTCAGTCGTTCTCTTCCACGCTGGTGCTGATCGTTCTGGTAACCCTTATCTTTTGCTTGATCGTCctctccctttctacctttcacATCCACAAAAGGAGGATGAAGAAGCGGAAGATGCAGAGGGCTCAGGAGGAGTATGAGCGGGATCATTGCAGCAACAGCAGGGGCGGAggcgggggcggcggcggcggcggcggctgtgGCAGCGCGGGACTGAGGGCCTGTGGCCAGGCTCCTCACAACGGGAAAGAAACCCGACTGGAGAGACCTCCCCGGGACTCAGCCTTCTGCAGTTCaccttccacctcctcctcctcttcctcctcatcctcttcttccACCTATTCTTCTTCCACTTCCCCTGGCATCCAGCGTCCTGGGCcccgtcctcctcctcctccccctcctgcccCCAGTCCCCAGGGTTCCCACCTCACCTCCTCATGTTTGGACTCAGCTGGTGAGGGGCTTTTGCAAACGGTAGTACTGTCATGA